From Solanum lycopersicum chromosome 4, SLM_r2.1:
CAGAGGTCTCGTGTTTGAGTTCTTTAATACATAATCATCTTGGTTAGAGAGCGTCTTACAATCCAATATGGAATTAGTCTAGACAACTACATACACTGGATACTAGATGAGAAAAAGTTAAGAACAAGAATCAAACCCATATCAAACTGAACAACATTGAAAACACATCAATTCTCCAAATACCAAAACATCTAAACTAACTTAATAAACTATCCATAAACTCCTTATCAGTTTCAAGAGAAGCCATGAAGTGAGGTAAAAGGCACACTTCCAAATCCATGCTACCATCACCTTCAATTCCTTCGTACAAACTAACTTCCCCATCAAACTTATGTGCATATCCACTTCTAAGTGCCACTCcttttccaaatccaaattcaTGTCCATCATGGTTAATAGCTCTATCATGATCCAAAAACGATTGGACAACTAAAGGCACATCCTTTGGTGAAAGTATATCAGAAACAGTTGAATCAAGACTAGCATGGATAAATCTTGTACCAGGGGTATTAACACAGTTGATCGATAAAGACGGTGTAAAGAGGGGGATTTTCttgtttaagtgttttgaaacgaccAGCTAATAGGTTAAAATGAACAATAAGGTGATTGAGAGTGAATTCTTTAATCTTTTGCAATAGAGGATCAAGTTGAAAAGATGATGGCTTGGTGAAAAGGAGACCTTTTTGGATATATTGAAACGAAAGCATGGCTATATCCCATGATGATAGATAGATAAATAGGCTTTTTCGACTCTTCTGAATCGTAAAGTGGCTTGATGAAACAATCTGAAATGTGTTGAACAGTGGGTGAAGACGCCATTTGTTTTTGCTTCTTGTTATTGCAGTATGAAGATTTGGTTTTTATAGTGTATTTAATGCCTAGTTCTACTTACTAACACCCTCATTTGGATGATTGTTACCCGTTGTGTTGTATTGTTAGTTTAGATACAATGTTCGTTTTTATTCTAGAGACAATTAGAACAAGGAAGAGCCTTTGGAGGCTATTTGTATTCCGCGCCAGTACTGTTTTCAGTTACTTAATCTGCTCTAAGTCAATTCATTGCAGTATAGATCTGCTCCTGCTTATGTAAAAAATCTGAATTTACCTTTGTGTTCTGTTAGAGTGAGTAAAAACCTCATGTTGGTTGTGGAATGGAATAGACTTGGACAATCCTCTCCTCGTAAACTAACTCTACATTGACCATCGCCCATCGGCCTGAGGATGAAAGGTTGTGCTAAGACTCACTCTGCTACCCAACGCGTTCCGTAATACGGCTGGCCTTAGTCTGTATCttgattttatttcatatttgttGCATGTGAAACAACCTTAAAAAATGGAGCCTCATACAATCAAATCGAATAAAATCTCTATCTACAATGTCAGCGCCATATTTTGTAATAGCAGAAACctttaaactttaaaagatAAAAGGTTAACGTGTTGACGTGTTGTAGTCTTAAGGGTGAAATAATATCTTACAAGATCTAAAAATCAGCTCATTcattaaaataagttcaaagtTAAAAGACTTTTTAGTGTACACATGCATTTGACATCAGTGCTTACTTCAATTTAATTTACCTTATAATAAACAACAACacaaaatcttttgaaattaatACAATCAGCCCATGCAACAACATTGGATAAAGCCTTTCCTCTGCGAGAGCCTTGCGTCTTCACGAAGCTTTTGAAAAGATTTGATTCTTTCTACTAAACTCAGTGGTTAAAATACTACTTTCATACGGTGAAAATTATTATTCGTGAATATGGAGATTGGATTCATATTACCAACTATACTCTTGATTTtctccatctttttttttcgaaaattacAAAATGCAAGAAAGAAAAATCTTCCTCCAAGTCCACCATTTTTACCAATTATTGGACACCTCCATCTCCTCAAATCTCCAATTCACCAAACCTTCAAATCACTTTCTAGCAAATATGGTCCAATTATGTACCTACATTTTGGTACATCTCAAGTGATAATCGTCTCCTCTGCCTCAATCGCGGAGCAATGCTTCACAAAAAATGACATTATTTTCGCGAATAGACCAAAATCTCTAGCTAGTAAACACCTTGGCTATAACCACACAACAATTGGATTCTCACCTTATGGTGATCATTGGCGTAATCTTCGCCGAATTtctaatattcaaatattttccaCTTTTACCCTCAACAATTCCTCTTCTATCCGCACGGAAGAAGTCCAATTCGTTGTTAAAAAATTAGCCCAAGAGTACAAAGGAGGAAGTACTCAAAAAGTGAAACTGAAAATTCTATTTGAGAAATTAGTTTACGATGTGTTAACGAAAATGGTTGCAGGTAAACGTTGGGCCGAGTCATCAACTGATGACTTGTTCGGCCCAACTATGATTATGAACATTTGTGATTATATTCCAATACTTAAATGGATTCGATTTCAAGGACTGGAGAAGAATTTGGTGGAGTTGAAGATAAGAAGAGATGAATTTCTTCAGGGCCTAATCGATGAATGTCGAAAGAGCAGAGctgataaaaaaacaataattcatACGTTGTTGTCTTTGCAGAGAGACCAGCCAGAATGTTACACAGATGATATTATTAAGGGTGTCATCATGGTAAGCTCATTCATATTCCCTCCTCTTCATTTTGTATCTgagtttgaaataaatatacctccaaacaatcataaattttaagcaAATATTCACCGTCATACTTTTGACGCATTGGTGCCTATGCCCTAGAAAAACTAGAGCAAATATGTGCATTATACTAACGGCATATatgtgtcataatcttatccaccgactcgacatttattaaatatcgaaTCAACGGATAAAATTGTCCCACGTGTTCCTATTTAGTCTCTCGTTATAGTAAAGGGCATATatgctctaatttttggacacCAAAggcaccaatgtcccaaaagtatgacagAGGGTATCTGCATAACATTTGAgatagttcaaggtatatttgtCCACTTTCCctttaaaatatgtataatagtAACATTTTGAATGATGTTTTTAACTTCAGGATATAATGTCCCAAAATTATTTGTGTGTTAATTTGAcgagtttaagaaagtaagcgagtttttttaatattatgatgttaaatttaaaataggggaaaaagataaatatatctttGAACTATCCTAAATGGTATGTAGATATCCACCGTCATACTTTTGGCACATTGGTGCTCATGTCTCTAAAAACCAGAAAAAATATGTCCTTTATATTAACGGACATACACGTGTCATGATCTTATATATCTAttcaacttttattaaatatcggATCGACATATAAGATTGTGTCACGTGTACCTATTTAGCCTCATGTTAAAGTGAAGGGCATATATGCTCTAATTTTTGGGCTGCAGAGACACCAATGTCCTAAAAGTATGACGGAGGGTATCTGCGTACCATTTATGATAGTTTAGGGTATATTTGTCCTCTTTCCCTTCAAATGATGTGTAATAGTAACATTTTGAATAATACTTTCaacttttgttgattttcaaaGGTAATGTTTACTGCTGGAACACATACATCAGCTGTAACAATGGAATGGGCAATGTCACTGTTACTAAACCATCCAGAGGTGATGAAAAAGGCTAGACTCGAAATCGACAACCTCATCGGAGAAACACGTCCACTAGAGGAACCAGACATCCTTAAATTACCATATTTGCGTTGCATAATCAATGAAACATTAAGGTTATTTCCTGCTGGACCACTTTTAGTCCCACATTTTTCAACACAAGAATGTACAATTGAAGGTTACCATATTCCTAAAAGTACAATATTGTTTGTAAATATTTGGGAGATTCAAAGAGATAGTAAAATTTGGGAAGATGCAAATGAGTTTAAGCCAGAGAGATTTGAAGGGGGAATTGAAGGATGTAAATTTATACCATTTGGTATGGGGAGAAGGGCTTGTCCTGGTTATGGACTTGCTATTAGGTTAATTGGTTTAGTTTTGGGCTTATTTATTCAATGTTTTGAGTGGGAAAGAATTGGGGATGAATTGGTGAGTTTAGATGAAAGTTGTGGGCTTATGTTAAGTAAACTTGAGCCTTTAGAGGCATTGTACAGGCCTAGAGAGTCTATGGTTGCACTCTTGTCTCAACTTTGAGTTTAATATGAATTAGTACAACTTTACGTGTGTAGAGATCGCGTTCAATTCGTGAAAATTTactgaatatgttgttgttttttatgTAAGTGAAACTCTAGTATATTTTACTTCGAAAGATAGCTTTGTCGTGGACTTGAAAATTTCACATGTAAATATCTCAGAATTTCACTTACAGAATTTGAAGCAACATGAAAAATGTCTGTATTTTTTGAATTACGAGGGCTGGAAAGTGGACATTTGTGAATGATATTTTTGGTACTATTTTGAGAAATAGTTTATGTTCTGAAATATCAAATTTCACACGTGAAACTTTAggatatttattaatttgacaGTAAAAGATATCTCCAACTTATACTTTTAAATCCACAAGTAAATATGTCTAAGGTTCATTTATAGAATTTTAAGTTACGTGAGAATatctatttttctattataagggctaaagagtaaatatttgtaaatgtcACTTCTTGGTGCTATCTTGACATATTTTATATTACGATCAAATTTCACTAGTTGGTACTATCTTGACACATTTTATATTCCGATCAAATTTCACTAGTGAAACTTTAAGATATTTGACTTTAAGTTATATTTTCGTCTTGAACTTTCACACCTCACAAACTCCATTTGTGAAATTGAACAATGACTCTTTAATTTTCACTATGTGACCATgtctatttttcaattttacaaGAGCCTAAAAGTggatatttatgaatttactCTTTACGTGTTATTATATCCTGAAGTTAAActtgaatataaaaattcaaaactaacCATAATTTTTCCAAATCACGTTGAATTTACGGAGTATTAAGGTATTTGTTCAtgaataaaactttaaatatttgttaaataagTCAAGAAAGACAGCGGTATTTGgctgtaaaatttaattaattattccgATTTTAAACTtgacatataaaatttaaagtttggGAAAATAAATCTTCCTCCGTTCATAATTATCCATCATTTTAGTTTGGTGAGAGTTCAATTATCGTATAATTAAACTTTGGCATTGCTTTTAGCATAATTAAACGTTCACGCTATTCTTTGCTTccatttaagatatttttattagGACGCATAACAAATGCTAAAATTGTATAGCTTGATAATTATAGTACGAATTACTTTATATCACTCAACTATAGAGTTCAAATTTTATACCAACATGGTGTTACAATGGTTGTGATATATCTGCACTTAATGAGAGGTTTCGGTTAAAATTCTTAAGATTGAAAAAAATCTTGTTGAGAGCATCGCTCACGTTAATAAGTCTTATAATATGCAAACTCAAATTTAGTTGAATTCCAATGCTAACACAAGTGACGGATTAAATAAGTCTAGGTCAAACTAGTAAATGagaaatattcatataatattaatgatttaactttgtatatttaatataattttctgacAGAATGGATTCATTAAACCTCTTATGCACCTAGCACCGCCCCTATTTTtaacatgaaaagaaaaaaaagcatGATATGTCCTACAATTTATTGCTAAACCAACTGCGTGTTTCTCATTTTccattaaaattatcaattcaaataatGGAGAATCTTGCTAACACATAGACAAGTTGATATTGGTCTAGTCTATTACTTGACTATGTGGTAGGTAAtaactacatcaaaaataatatttcacgTCCGTTTACAATAGTTTAGTAGCCGCTAGATACACTCTTTGTGAAAGTCGATAAAGACTATAACGACATTAAATCTGATagaaactaacaaaaaaaaattctttgttaatgtatatttttaccgttgctaaaatatataaatatataaggaTAATCCAGCTTGTCATCTAATTTATACTTTTCTTCATTAATATTAAATACTGTTGACCTAGTGTCTAGTctttgatttatcaaaattagTGGACTAAACTAAAGTATTAATTCAGCACGTTGGATTTCTTTCAAACTACCTAAACAATAGTGGTTAACATTTccttttcattaaatttgatCAACAGTTgattaaattaaactatatattCGTACTCTCACTAATTCTCATCTCCAAAACAATCTTAAATTTGTTGATTCAACAATGGAGAACCAATATTACTACTATCTTACAATCtcttttgttcttattttttacaaatatttcttCAATTCTAGAAGAAATAATTTGCCACCTAGTCCACTTGCATTTCCAATTATAGGCCATCTTTACCTTTTGAAAAACAAACCATTGTTGACACTTACTTCATTATCAGCAAAATATGGTCCTGTTTTGTATCTTAGGTATGGCTCTATGCCAGTAGTTATTGTCTCGTCGCCGTCTACTGTCGAAGAATGTTTCACCAAAAACGATATCATTTTTGCAAATCGACCACGTACCATGGCAGGtaaattttgagtttatgaATTCTGAATAAATACATCATTACATAGTCTAGACCTAAGTTAATGGTTTGACATTTTTTGTGTGTAATGTTATGTTTTGAACTTATATTTATCGTAAAGTTAAAATTCTGAATTTTCATTTGATCGCAGGAGACCAGTTGACATTCAACTATACGGCCTATTTTTGGGCTCCTTATGGACAATTATGGAGGAGTCTTAGAAGGTTGACTGTTATGGAGCTTTTATCATCAAACAGCTTACAAAAAACATCCAATATCCGGGATGAAGAAGTTGTTAACTTTACGCGttcattattcaaattttgtaatGGTAGAAGCAGAAATGTGGATTTGACAAACTGGATTTGTACTTTTAGTTTCAACCTTGTGAACAAAATTGTCGCGGGGACACATTTAGTGAGTGAGGAAGATGCTGGGATGGAGAAGGGGATAGCGATGATCCATAGACTAAAGGGGATTTTTTTCGTAGATATACCAGTTTTGAATATGTGTGACTTCTTGCCATTTTTGAGGTGGATTGGTTACAAGGGGatggaaaagaaaatgaatttagTGCATAATCAGAGAAATGAATTCTTGGATAATTTGCTAGAGGAATTTAGACAGAAAAAAGTTAATGTTGGAAACAGGGTGAAACAGAACACATTGATTGAAACTTTGTTGTCTCTTCAAGAATCTGAGCCTGAGTTTTACACAGAAGATGTAATCAAAAGTATTATGCTGGTTGGTATCCTGTTACATTTCGCTTATGTTTCAAAATCACATCtgaattatcattttctttCGGAGTTTCACATCTGAACAATCACCAGGGTAGGAAAAAGAAATAACTGATAGTATGGGGTgtgaaactcacaaaaaaagtgatagtttagCTGTGTTTTAGACGATTAACTCTTTCATCTCTATGTACATGTAGAAAGCTAGCTGATTGAATTGTGGTACAGGTCATATTTGTTACTGGAACAGATACCACATCAACAACCATCCAATGGGCGATGCGACTTCTTTTAGCTCATCCTGAGGCATTGCATAAGCTGAGGGCTGAGATTGATGTCCAAGTAGGGAACACGCGTTTGCTAAACGAATCTGATCTCACTAAGCTTCCTTATTTGCATAGTGTTATCAACGAGACGCTAAGATTATACCCTACAGTACCACTTCTATTGCCTCACTACTCAACAGAAGATTGTACTGTTGGTGGCTACAATGTACCAAAACATACGATCCTATTAGTTAACGCTTGGGCCATTCAAAGAGATCCCCAAGTATGGAAGGATCCTAACGAGTTCAAACCAGAGAGGTTTGAGGCAATAGAAGGGGGAAAAGAGGGAGTTAACTATAAATTTATACCATTTGGAATGGGGAGAAGATCATGTCCTGGAGCTGGTATGGCCACGCGCGCTATTTCATTGGCGCTTGGTTCACTTATTCAATGCTTTGATTGGCAAAGTGTGGGAAAGGAAAACTTGGCGTTAAGCTACAATTCAAGAATCAAAATTCAGAAAAATAAGTCCTTGGAGGCTATTTGCTCTCCGCGATCCAACTTCCTGCAACTTCTCTCCCAGCTTTGAAACAATAATGTATAAGATGAAAAATGATCCTACTAGTTAATCATTAGCTAATGGTTACAAGTGAATAACATCTTCTTCATCTATCACAGTAAAACAATATTGCATCTGCTGATGTTGcaactttattttcaaaactaagcCTTTTATAATACAAATGATTATAGTTTCAGCTTTAACTATATAGCGTCATTTAACTGTTGTGTAAActgatttaatttcttttaatagttttatacCAAGTCAAACAACTACACGTATATTGAAATCGGAGTAAGTTCAAAGTCCAGGATATCTTACTTTTAAGTTTCAAAAGTTTGAGTTTTCTCCAAATATGATCCTTGCATATAAAATTGGTTAAATCTAGTCTTTGAAATGTGGCTAGTAATCAAACGACAATAGTAAGGATCGGTTTGGatataatttgaagttgaaattttatattttgcaaGTTAAagttcttaaattatatttttttcttacaagTATGAAATTTCATAATCTTCATAAATTATCAAATATCTCCGACTCTAATATAATTTTACCAAAGTAATGAGCAATATAGGCATTGTAATACCGAACACGgataattaatgaatatcattttttaaaataattttacaaaaaaatattaaataaatcaataataatattaatcaactattctttaataaaattatctcaataATACAGACAATTTCTCACACCTAAgtgttttttataaaatttgaatctctttatcttttaacaattttttggttcaaatttatattgaattcctgatttaaaattaaacctaatttttttgaacaaatttttctcataatttaaatttgaaccttaaaaaattgaacattTTCTTTAAACTTGAAATACTCCCCCAAATACGCCAAAAAAATTCCCAAAAATCACAGCAAGTGGGGTCCAACCAAACGGCCCGAACtcatttattttgtctttaatgtttccatttatttatttctctccCTTTTTTTCCATTTCCCCAATTACCCACAAATCACAATTTTCAATTTCAGCGTAACCCTACAAACCCCCCCACCGCTACTCCACCGCACCACCACCACCGATGGCGGAAATCGATTCAGCTCAGTCCCAAGAGACCGTCACTCAGGAGACTCAGAACAAACCAATGACCACTTCCTTCAGCATTTGGCCACCAACTCAGCGCACTCGTGACGCGGTCATCAACCGCCTCATCGAGTCTCTGTCAACACCTTCCATTCTCTCAAAACGTTATGGAACTCTCCCGCAAGACGAGGCATCTGAAACTGCAAGGTTGATTGAGGAGGAGGCATTTGCTGCTGCTGGATCCACTGCTAGCGATGCCGATGACGGCATTGAGATACTTCAGGTTTACTCAAAGGAGATTAGCAAGCGCATGATTGACACTGTTAAGTCCAGATCTGCTCCTGCTGCTGCTTCGGAGGGTGAAAGTAAGCCGTCAGAGTTACCGGCTGATGCTTCGGAGCCTTCCTCTGCTTCTGGTCTCACTGGAGAGGTCTCATCCGTTGAAACCGAGCCTTGAAGAGGTCATTTgctttcttttgttttgttaaaTATTTCCTTCTGCAGTGAGAAATCATCTAGGCTTTGGTTAATTCAATTACTTGCAAGCTGTATTAACTCAGATAACAGCTTTATGCAGTTTATGGATTGTTAAGGTGTTTAAATGTTATGTTTGATATCATGAAATTGATGCTATCTAAATGAGGTTGATGgaaaaagttgtgattttggCATTACTTTGTCTATATTTCCTTTTAATGCCTGTTGATCTGCATACTTGGCTGGAACTGGTGAATGCTTGTTATTGTGCACctcatttatatttcatttatttattttcttcttcggTCCATTGTGAGGTATAAGGTATAACAATACCATGGATAAAATGCCGGACTATTTCTATTGCTAGTTAGTGCAATAGAAAGGTTGAGCTCCGTTCGTGGAACTTGTTAAGAGGAGCTTCCAAGATTAAAAGACAGTGATTGTTTTCTGTAAGTCCTGGGCTCTTGGCTTTTTTTGAATACCAGGAAGTGAGTTGTCACTGCTGTGCTTTTTCGTTTGTTTGTATTTTTGCCAAGATCTTTAGTGTTTATATGTGCTGCTATCACATATCACACATTTATGATAGATCGAGGAAGAAATTTCCTAGTTTGCTTCCCTTTATTGGTGGGATAAATTATGTGATAAATGTGAATACAATGTGGTCTATACTTAAATGTAATGCTCATTGGGGAGAATCTGATGAGCTCGGGAACCAACTGTCTAATATCACATGATAGGTACTTATTGCTGTTTGAAATGTCTACTAAATACCATGTATGCTCAAACTAGACAGACTTTAGGGACTCTGGAGAAAAGAGGAACCTCAGAGAAAATGTGATTAGCTTTGGGATTAAGAGAAGTAGGTTTTCTGATCAGTGTTGGTGTATTGCGGAGTTTAAAATTTTGACACAGTCAGTAGTTGCTAATATTTGCAAATGTGGATATTAGTCCCACTTTCTGCAACAAATTTGGACATGCTGAATGCAACATTTGGTAGTTGGTAGTTGGTCAGTATTAGTCTTGACATGTATGACTTGTGCGGAATAACTTGTTATGCTTATAGagcttttttatgttttttattttttggagagAGGGGAACCCTTAAAGAACAGATAGTGGTTGAGCTAAAAAGCTTGACAAGGGATAAAGGGGAAGTATTTGGTCTAGCAAACAAGAGTCTGATTCCTTGGTTAAGCACCTGAGAAGGGTGTCTGAGTTTTTTAACTATAGCAGTGAGTGAGGGCCTCATTTACCTTATTTTGTGTGCTCAAGGTTTAACTCACTCACAACATATGCAAAGAACAAATTAAGTTGGTGTGAGGGGAAATGTTAAGAATAATTCATCACCAACTTAATTAATAGCTATGTCATTTCATGAAGAATCTAGAATTAGTCAAAGAGTTGTAGAGAATTGGGAGGACCACTCGAGAATGAGAAATTAAGAGTGATTCTAGGAAAACGTTAGTAGTACTCTAGAAGAGAGTAGTAAGTATCTTTCAGTAGATCCTTTCATCACCTTTTATAAATAGAGGTGCTCATTTCAATTGTAACCAAGCAAGAGAAAGCAAGTTAGCAAGCAACAAGCGAGTGAGAAATAAGAGAGAGTTGTTAGAGTGTGCATTGTGCATAGAACTGTAAGACTGAAGTCCTTACATTGGACTTGATTTCAAAGTTTTCCTTTAATCACTATAATCTTGCCCTCCCAATCATGTTTTTACTACTATGtggtatattatatatttacctCATGACAGCAACTGATCACCTCTCTACGTAAGGTGTGCGTACACCTTTCCCCACCTCACCTATGGATATCACTGGTATGTTGTTGTCTTTGCTCTAATGATGACTATAGTTTTtcattcatatattgaaaatacaAAGAATGAGAATTTGTCGTTAAAATGGAAGGCATGTGTAGATTTTCAAGACAAATCACATCTTTTTGGAATTCCATGTGGAAAGAAAACTGTTTCACAAGCTATCTTTTGGTCTCTTTTTGATCATGTATGTTTTTTTCAGTCTCTGCTGCTTCAGGAAATTCCAACCTCATCATCAGATCTTCTGGCTTTCGAGTTTGGCTTTCAGGATGCAATGTGGGTGTAGCTTCTAATAGTCAATGTATCTTTTTATTGACTCTTGGAGGAACGGAATTAACTCTTTTTAAGAGGTTTATGAATATGGAGTAGTTTTCAAACATATAAACCTGTCCAGGATtggggaaaaaaaaaacaccgaCTTTATGTATGGCGTATTAGGAGTACAAATAATTTCTCTATGCGGAATGTTGAAAAGTTCAATTAACTTGTTCCTTGTATGCTgtcatctttttgaaaatctaGCATTGGTCAAGTATTTTCGAAGCAAAATGCCGCAACATAGGACCCATCACTCGAAAATCCAACTGACAACTGGTAACTCAAATCTTTGCTACAATAATGGCATACCCGTGTAGTTTTACAAATGAGGTTTAGGAAGGTAGGATGTGAGATTGTTTTCGATAGATTTTTGATCAATGCCTAAGTTTTCCAATAAGCAAGCCCAAATTTAGAAGAATggtaaattcataaatataagcAACTTAGTAGACTGTAATAGTAGTATTAGACCTTGTTGGACCAAAAAATGTTCCCTAGTAAAAGCATGTTATAGGAAACATTAGCTTGATTTTTTTGGAATTAAGAGCATGAAGCtacaatttttttccattttatattGTATAGCATGCAATGATAGTAGCATTTTATATGCTATTTAAGAATGTGTAAGTCAGCTTTAGCAGGTGGAAAAGTTATCAGCACAACTACGTAAAATCTAACTTTTGACTAACACGGCAATATTTCGGATTCTGCAAGGCTGTAACGTGCATGGAATTAACTCTTGGAGCTTATGATTATGGAGTAGGAACAAGTTTAGGATAATTTAAAggtaattttttcaatatatatggGGTTTGCAATTAGTTAATTTATGCAGACAGGATAAGTTTTAGTAGCTAGTAAAACGTACAATCCATGACactttttaacatttttgaaaatCTAATTTCACGGCTGAAACTTGGGCCAAAATATTGCCAGAGCAAAACAGCTGTAACCAAGGACCTATTACTCAAAAATCCACTGAAAAATACTGAATATGTAATGTCAATTTTTAATGGGATGCGAAGTCATActatttaccaatatttcactataacaatcatataaaatattgaatcGATTTTTTCTTATTAAGCCATATCACATGTTCTCTATTATAACATTTCGTTACGACatctaaaaatatcaaaacacgTAATGTTATTATTGGAAAATTCGACTATATTTGGCCCAAAAGTAAGCTTAATTG
This genomic window contains:
- the LOC101268679 gene encoding cytochrome P450 81C13, which produces MENQYYYYLTISFVLIFYKYFFNSRRNNLPPSPLAFPIIGHLYLLKNKPLLTLTSLSAKYGPVLYLRYGSMPVVIVSSPSTVEECFTKNDIIFANRPRTMAGDQLTFNYTAYFWAPYGQLWRSLRRLTVMELLSSNSLQKTSNIRDEEVVNFTRSLFKFCNGRSRNVDLTNWICTFSFNLVNKIVAGTHLVSEEDAGMEKGIAMIHRLKGIFFVDIPVLNMCDFLPFLRWIGYKGMEKKMNLVHNQRNEFLDNLLEEFRQKKVNVGNRVKQNTLIETLLSLQESEPEFYTEDVIKSIMLVIFVTGTDTTSTTIQWAMRLLLAHPEALHKLRAEIDVQVGNTRLLNESDLTKLPYLHSVINETLRLYPTVPLLLPHYSTEDCTVGGYNVPKHTILLVNAWAIQRDPQVWKDPNEFKPERFEAIEGGKEGVNYKFIPFGMGRRSCPGAGMATRAISLALGSLIQCFDWQSVGKENLALSYNSRIKIQKNKSLEAICSPRSNFLQLLSQL
- the MAF1 gene encoding MFP1 attachment factor 1 — translated: MAEIDSAQSQETVTQETQNKPMTTSFSIWPPTQRTRDAVINRLIESLSTPSILSKRYGTLPQDEASETARLIEEEAFAAAGSTASDADDGIEILQVYSKEISKRMIDTVKSRSAPAAASEGESKPSELPADASEPSSASGLTGEVSSVETEP